CGGCGACTTGCTGCGAAATTGTTTGCGCTCGGTGCTCGACAGCCGGACCAGCCACACGCTCAAGGTCTGGGTCGTCGATAATGCGTCGACCGATGAGAGCGTGGCGATCGTGCGGGCGGAGTTTCCACAGGCGCGGCTGATCGTCAACCCGCGCAATACGGGTTTCTCGGCGGGCAATAACCTGGCGCTGCGGGAGATTATCGCGGCGGAGGCGGCGGAGGCGAGCGGCAATCGCTACGTGATGCTGCTCAACAACGACACGGAGGTCGAGGCCGACGCGCTCGATCTGCTGATCGAGTACCTGGAATCGCATCCGGCGGTCGGCGCGGTCGGGCCGAAGCTGCTGCTCTTCGACGGCTCGCTCGATCTGGCATGCCGCCGCTCG
The DNA window shown above is from Herpetosiphonaceae bacterium and carries:
- a CDS encoding glycosyltransferase family 2 protein; amino-acid sequence: MAHLDIVILNYNRGDLLRNCLRSVLDSRTSHTLKVWVVDNASTDESVAIVRAEFPQARLIVNPRNTGFSAGNNLALREIIAAEAAEASGNRYVMLLNNDTEVEADALDLLIEYLESHPAVGAVGPKLLLFDGSLDLACRRSFPTPTVSFYRMTGLSKLFPRSARFGRYNLTYLDPDL